In Enterobacter sp. 638, a single window of DNA contains:
- a CDS encoding DUF596 domain-containing protein: MATRSHRLYRLFRRWLIQKKIFFDILTQLLEKKVIKLARNGLFLTGTLSEQLALLHHSWPPCSSEDENDDLDEFGLWFLVKAPAGIVWLTSDGQEIWT; encoded by the coding sequence GTGGCAACACGTTCGCATCGACTGTATCGCCTATTCCGACGATGGCTTATTCAGAAAAAAATCTTCTTTGATATTTTGACTCAATTATTAGAAAAGAAAGTCATTAAGCTTGCAAGAAATGGCCTATTTTTGACAGGGACGCTTTCAGAGCAGTTGGCGCTATTACACCATTCCTGGCCACCTTGTTCATCAGAAGACGAGAATGATGATCTTGATGAGTTTGGACTGTGGTTTTTAGTCAAAGCGCCAGCCGGGATTGTGTGGTTGACGTCCGATGGTCAAGAGATATGGACTTAA
- a CDS encoding VOC family protein, with product MKDIDVGFTHVAFVVRDLDKSVAFYQRYAGMEVVHSREPGVPDARKVAWLSDHTRPFALVLVQADKVTDTPLGQFGHLGVACATREEIDRKTAMAREEGCLRKEPQDYGEPVGYFVFFADPDGNTLELSFGQRVGLEAIRNA from the coding sequence ATGAAAGATATTGATGTTGGTTTCACGCACGTTGCGTTTGTCGTCAGAGATTTAGACAAGAGCGTAGCTTTCTATCAGCGCTATGCCGGTATGGAAGTTGTCCATTCGCGTGAGCCTGGCGTTCCGGATGCGCGTAAAGTGGCGTGGTTAAGCGATCATACTCGCCCCTTTGCACTGGTTCTTGTGCAGGCAGACAAGGTCACCGATACCCCGTTGGGACAATTTGGTCACCTTGGCGTTGCCTGCGCGACCCGTGAAGAAATTGATCGTAAAACGGCGATGGCGCGTGAAGAAGGGTGCTTACGAAAAGAGCCTCAAGACTATGGCGAGCCGGTTGGCTACTTTGTCTTTTTTGCTGACCCGGACGGTAACACTCTGGAGCTCTCTTTCGGGCAGCGTGTCGGGCTGGAAGCCATTCGCAACGCGTGA
- the yegQ gene encoding tRNA 5-hydroxyuridine modification protein YegQ, translating into MFKPELLSPAGTLQNMRYAFAYGADAVYAGQPRYSLRVRNNEFNHENLQLGINEAHALGKKFYVVVNIAPHNAKLKTFIRDLKPVVEMGPDALIMSDPGLIMLVRENFPEMDIHLSVQANAVNWATVKFWKQMGLTRVILSRELSLEEIEEIRTQVPEMELEIFVHGALCMAYSGRCLLSGYINKRDPNQGTCTNACRWEYNVQEGKEDDVGNIVHQHEPIPVKNVVPTLGVGAPIDSVFMIEEAKRPGEYMTAFEDEHGTYIMNSKDLRAIAHVERLTQMGVHSLKIEGRTKSYYYCARTAQVYRKAIDDAAAGKPFDTSLLETLEGLAHRGYTEGFLRRHTHDDYQNYEHGYSVSERQQFVGDFTGARKGHLAAVAVKNKFTMGDSLELMTPQGNINFTLEHMENGKGETITVAPGDGHTVWLPVPEEVELEYALLMRNFAGESTRNPHNK; encoded by the coding sequence ATGTTTAAACCAGAACTCCTTTCCCCGGCGGGAACGCTGCAGAATATGCGTTACGCTTTCGCCTATGGCGCAGATGCCGTGTATGCGGGCCAGCCGCGTTACTCACTGCGCGTGCGTAATAACGAATTCAACCACGAGAATTTACAGCTCGGCATCAACGAAGCGCATGCTCTGGGCAAAAAATTCTACGTCGTGGTGAACATTGCGCCGCACAATGCCAAGCTGAAAACGTTTATTCGCGATCTCAAGCCGGTCGTGGAAATGGGTCCTGACGCGCTGATTATGTCGGATCCGGGTTTAATCATGTTGGTGCGCGAGAACTTCCCGGAAATGGATATTCACTTATCCGTGCAGGCGAACGCCGTGAACTGGGCGACGGTGAAATTCTGGAAACAAATGGGCCTGACCCGCGTGATCCTGTCGCGTGAGCTGTCGCTCGAAGAGATCGAAGAAATCCGTACTCAAGTCCCGGAAATGGAGCTAGAAATCTTCGTTCATGGCGCGCTGTGCATGGCCTATTCTGGCCGCTGCCTGCTGTCGGGTTACATCAACAAACGAGATCCGAATCAGGGCACCTGCACCAACGCCTGTCGCTGGGAATATAACGTCCAGGAAGGCAAAGAAGATGATGTAGGTAATATCGTGCATCAGCACGAACCGATTCCGGTGAAAAACGTTGTGCCAACGCTGGGCGTGGGCGCGCCGATCGACAGCGTGTTTATGATTGAAGAAGCCAAGCGTCCGGGCGAGTACATGACGGCGTTCGAAGACGAGCACGGCACCTACATCATGAACTCCAAAGATCTGCGGGCGATTGCGCACGTTGAGCGTCTGACCCAGATGGGCGTGCATTCGTTGAAAATCGAGGGCCGCACCAAATCGTATTACTACTGCGCACGCACCGCGCAGGTGTATCGCAAAGCCATCGACGACGCTGCAGCCGGTAAACCGTTTGACACCAGCCTGCTGGAAACGCTGGAAGGCCTGGCGCATCGCGGCTATACAGAAGGTTTCCTGCGTCGCCACACGCACGACGATTACCAGAACTACGAGCACGGCTATTCCGTGTCCGAGCGCCAGCAGTTTGTCGGTGATTTTACCGGCGCGCGTAAAGGCCATTTAGCCGCCGTCGCGGTGAAAAACAAATTCACTATGGGCGATAGCCTTGAGCTGATGACCCCGCAGGGGAACATCAACTTTACGCTGGAACACATGGAAAACGGCAAAGGCGAGACCATCACGGTGGCGCCTGGTGACGGGCACACCGTGTGGTTGCCAGTACCGGAAGAAGTGGAGCTGGAATATGCGCTGCTGATGCGCAATTTCGCGGGTGAAAGCACCCGTAATCCGCACAACAAATAG
- a CDS encoding glutathione peroxidase, translating into MTAFYQHTATSLGGQIISMNDYAGKVVLVVNTASLCGFTPQYGGLEALYKKYAAQGLVVLGFPCNQFGKQEPGGADEIAQTCHINYGVSFPMFEKVEVNGTAAHPVFRYLKSELPGVLGGRIKWNFTKFLIGRDGKPLKRFAPITAPEKMEAAIRDALGV; encoded by the coding sequence ATGACCGCCTTTTATCAACATACAGCCACCAGCCTTGGCGGCCAGATTATCTCTATGAACGACTACGCGGGTAAGGTGGTTCTGGTGGTTAATACCGCCAGCCTGTGTGGGTTCACGCCACAATATGGCGGCCTTGAAGCGCTTTACAAAAAATACGCCGCCCAAGGTTTGGTGGTGCTTGGTTTCCCCTGCAACCAGTTCGGAAAACAAGAACCCGGCGGTGCCGACGAAATTGCGCAGACCTGTCACATTAACTACGGGGTAAGCTTCCCGATGTTCGAGAAAGTCGAGGTCAACGGAACCGCAGCGCATCCGGTGTTTCGTTATCTCAAAAGCGAGTTGCCCGGCGTGCTGGGAGGGCGGATCAAGTGGAACTTCACGAAATTCCTGATTGGACGCGACGGTAAACCGCTCAAGCGTTTTGCACCGATCACCGCCCCGGAGAAAATGGAAGCCGCAATCCGTGATGCGCTTGGAGTTTAA
- the yegS gene encoding lipid kinase YegS, whose translation MATYPESLLILNGKSAGNELLREAITELRDNGVIIHVRVTWEKGDAARYIEEACQLGVETVIAGGGDGTINEIATALIERDAAERPAMGILPLGTANDFATSAGIPESLEKALQLAIVGKAAAVDIAQVNDKTCFINMATGGFGTRITSETPEKLKAALGGVSYLIHGLMRMDMLKPDRCEINGENFHWQGDALVIGIGNGRQAGGGQQLCPDALINDGLLQLRIFTSDGLLPALFTTLTNPEESPNILDGQSEWFEIIAPHGMTFNLDGEPLSGEHFRISLLPRALNCRLPPDCPLLR comes from the coding sequence ATGGCGACATATCCGGAAAGTTTACTGATCCTCAACGGCAAAAGTGCCGGTAACGAACTGCTGCGCGAGGCAATTACTGAGCTGCGCGATAACGGCGTGATTATTCACGTTCGCGTCACCTGGGAAAAAGGCGACGCGGCGCGTTATATCGAAGAAGCCTGCCAGTTGGGCGTTGAGACCGTTATCGCAGGCGGTGGCGACGGCACAATCAATGAAATCGCGACCGCGCTTATCGAGCGAGATGCGGCGGAGCGTCCGGCGATGGGGATTTTACCGCTCGGAACGGCCAATGATTTTGCTACCAGCGCAGGGATCCCGGAAAGCCTGGAAAAAGCGCTCCAGCTGGCGATTGTGGGTAAAGCCGCAGCGGTGGATATTGCCCAAGTTAACGATAAAACCTGCTTTATAAACATGGCGACGGGCGGTTTTGGCACGCGTATCACCAGCGAAACGCCGGAAAAACTCAAAGCGGCGCTCGGCGGCGTGTCGTATTTGATTCATGGTCTGATGCGGATGGATATGCTGAAGCCCGACCGCTGTGAAATTAACGGCGAGAATTTTCACTGGCAGGGCGATGCGCTGGTGATTGGCATCGGCAACGGGCGTCAAGCAGGTGGCGGACAGCAACTTTGCCCCGATGCGTTGATTAACGACGGTTTGCTGCAGCTGCGTATTTTTACCAGCGATGGATTACTGCCAGCGCTGTTCACCACGCTGACCAATCCGGAAGAAAGCCCCAATATTCTCGACGGTCAGTCCGAGTGGTTTGAAATTATCGCCCCACACGGTATGACGTTTAATCTGGACGGCGAGCCGCTGAGCGGGGAACATTTCCGTATTTCGCTGTTGCCCCGAGCGCTGAACTGTCGACTGCCGCCAGATTGTCCGCTTTTGCGCTGA
- a CDS encoding ABC transporter ATP-binding protein, with translation MIEIKHLNLAFGEGEKRNQVLDDVNIHVKEGEIYGLVGESGSGKTTVLKCLAGLFTHWDGELAINGKPLEKRITQERCRRVQMVFQDPYGSLHPRHTIGDILEEPLQIQGMNDRDRRIHGLLDKVGLNRAFRDRYPHQLSGGQRQRVAIARALILEPQVLLLDEPTSALDVSVQAEILNLLADLQRESNLTYLMVTHDLGVIAHLCQKVAVMQYGKILETLTVDELVAGNAKTDYTRMLVNASQQYSREMAREVAVY, from the coding sequence ATGATCGAGATTAAACACCTCAACCTCGCGTTTGGCGAAGGTGAGAAGCGCAATCAGGTGCTGGATGACGTGAACATTCACGTTAAGGAAGGGGAGATTTACGGGCTGGTGGGCGAATCGGGTTCCGGTAAAACCACGGTGCTGAAATGCCTCGCCGGGCTGTTTACCCACTGGGACGGCGAGCTGGCAATCAACGGCAAACCGCTGGAGAAACGCATTACCCAGGAACGCTGTCGTCGCGTGCAGATGGTGTTTCAGGACCCGTACGGCTCATTGCATCCGCGCCACACCATCGGGGACATTCTGGAAGAACCGCTGCAAATTCAGGGCATGAATGACCGGGATCGCCGCATCCACGGCTTGTTGGATAAAGTGGGGCTCAATCGGGCCTTTCGCGACCGCTATCCGCACCAGCTCTCAGGCGGCCAGCGCCAGCGCGTGGCGATTGCCCGCGCGTTGATTCTGGAACCACAGGTGCTGCTACTGGATGAACCGACGTCAGCGCTGGACGTGTCCGTGCAGGCTGAAATCCTGAACTTGCTGGCAGACTTGCAGCGCGAATCCAATCTCACTTATCTGATGGTGACGCACGATCTAGGGGTTATTGCGCATCTGTGCCAGAAAGTAGCCGTGATGCAGTACGGCAAAATTCTCGAGACCTTAACTGTGGATGAATTGGTGGCCGGTAACGCCAAAACCGACTATACCCGCATGCTGGTGAATGCCAGCCAGCAGTACAGTCGTGAGATGGCGCGCGAAGTGGCGGTGTATTAA
- a CDS encoding ABC transporter ATP-binding protein → MTSSILAANNAPLLDVRDLHVDFINGGAVTNAVRGVSFQLGREKLAIVGESGSGKSTVGRALLRLHPAKARISATRMQFGDVDLRSVSEAQMRGIRGKRISMIMQDPKYSLNPVVCVGDQIAEAWLTHHPGRKAEAKAKVLEMLDVVRIRQPERVYHLYPHEISGGQGQRIMIAMMLITDPDLVIADEPTSALDVSVRLQVLGLLDDLVKSRGLGLIFISHDINLVRSFCDRVLVMYAGRVVESIAACDLHNAKHPYTQGLINALPELNHRRPVLPVLQRQASWLTE, encoded by the coding sequence GTGACATCCTCGATCCTCGCAGCGAATAATGCACCTCTGCTCGACGTGCGCGATCTGCACGTCGACTTTATCAACGGCGGCGCGGTCACCAACGCGGTGCGCGGCGTCTCCTTCCAGCTCGGACGTGAAAAGCTGGCGATTGTCGGCGAATCCGGTTCCGGTAAATCCACGGTAGGGCGCGCCTTGTTACGCCTGCACCCGGCGAAAGCCCGCATCAGCGCCACGCGTATGCAGTTTGGCGATGTGGATCTGCGCAGCGTCAGCGAGGCGCAAATGCGCGGCATCCGCGGCAAGCGCATCTCGATGATCATGCAGGACCCAAAATATTCGCTCAATCCGGTGGTTTGCGTCGGTGACCAGATAGCCGAAGCCTGGCTGACGCACCATCCCGGGCGCAAAGCCGAGGCCAAAGCCAAAGTGCTGGAGATGCTGGATGTGGTGCGCATCCGCCAGCCAGAGCGTGTGTATCACCTCTATCCGCATGAAATCTCTGGCGGCCAGGGGCAGCGCATTATGATTGCGATGATGCTGATCACTGACCCGGATCTGGTGATCGCCGATGAACCGACTTCCGCGCTTGATGTGTCGGTGCGTTTGCAGGTGCTGGGGTTGCTGGACGACCTGGTGAAATCGCGTGGTCTGGGGCTGATTTTTATCAGCCATGACATCAATCTGGTGCGCAGTTTCTGCGACCGTGTGCTGGTGATGTACGCTGGGCGGGTGGTGGAGTCTATCGCCGCCTGCGATCTGCACAACGCCAAACATCCGTACACGCAGGGCCTGATCAACGCGCTGCCGGAACTTAACCATCGCCGTCCGGTGCTGCCGGTCTTGCAGCGCCAGGCCAGCTGGCTCACCGAGTAA
- a CDS encoding ABC transporter permease, with amino-acid sequence MTVSLDTPLGARNSESRQRIKRTALRTAGFVGKMARNPLTAIGGGIVLLLLIVAAFAPWIAPYNPLVQDLNNALVAPNAQHWFGTDEFGRDIFSRLVYGSRITLYIVLLVSVTVGPLGLLLGVTAGYFGGKVDAVLMRVTDIFISFPSLVLALAFVAALGPGLEHVVIAITITAWPPIARLARAETLSLRQADFISAVRLQGASAPRVLWRHIVPLCLPSVIIRITMNMAGIILTAAGLGFLGLGAQPPEPEWGAMISSGRTYMMECWWVVTIPGLAILINSLAFNFLGDGLRDILDPRSE; translated from the coding sequence ATGACCGTTTCTCTGGATACGCCGCTGGGGGCGCGCAACAGCGAAAGCCGCCAGCGTATCAAACGTACGGCTCTGCGGACCGCAGGATTTGTGGGCAAAATGGCGCGCAATCCGCTGACGGCGATTGGCGGCGGAATTGTTCTGCTCCTGCTGATTGTCGCGGCGTTTGCCCCGTGGATCGCCCCGTACAATCCACTGGTTCAGGATCTCAACAACGCGCTGGTCGCCCCGAACGCGCAGCACTGGTTTGGCACCGACGAATTCGGTCGCGATATCTTCAGCCGACTGGTTTATGGCTCGCGTATCACGCTCTATATCGTGCTGCTGGTGTCGGTCACCGTGGGCCCGTTGGGCCTGCTGTTGGGCGTTACCGCCGGATATTTTGGCGGCAAAGTCGATGCGGTGCTGATGCGTGTAACCGACATTTTCATCTCGTTCCCAAGCCTCGTACTGGCGCTGGCGTTTGTCGCCGCGTTGGGTCCTGGGCTTGAGCACGTGGTCATCGCGATTACGATCACCGCCTGGCCGCCGATTGCCCGTCTGGCGCGTGCCGAAACGCTCTCGTTGCGTCAGGCTGATTTTATCTCCGCCGTGCGTTTGCAGGGGGCCTCCGCACCACGCGTGCTGTGGCGACATATCGTCCCGCTGTGCCTGCCGTCGGTAATTATCCGCATTACCATGAACATGGCCGGGATCATCCTGACCGCTGCCGGGCTGGGCTTTCTTGGCCTTGGCGCACAGCCGCCAGAGCCGGAGTGGGGCGCGATGATTTCCAGCGGCCGCACCTACATGATGGAGTGCTGGTGGGTCGTGACTATTCCGGGGCTGGCGATTTTGATCAACAGCCTGGCGTTCAACTTCTTAGGAGATGGCCTACGTGACATCCTCGATCCTCGCAGCGAATAA
- a CDS encoding ABC transporter permease, whose protein sequence is MSVAILSPGSRTRRFSKRLTQVLITLFGLLVLTFFIGRVMPVDPVLAIVGPDADHSTYQQVYQQLGFDKSLLTQFGIYLNNLLHGDLGNALLTGKPVTDDIMRVFPATLELATMAIIVGAGLGIPLGVLAAARRNSISDYVVRIISLAGYSTPIFWVGMMGLLLFYAWLGWVGGAGRLDLGLDGIVPRRTGLMTVDALLAGNSTVFWNAINHLVLPASLLGFHSLAYISRMTRSFMLAQLSQEFIITARVKGLTERQVIWNHAFRNILVQLLTVVALAYGSLLEGAVLIETVFSWPGFGSYLTGSLLLGDMNAVMGCVLLVGLIFVMLNLLSDMLYQFFDPRTKS, encoded by the coding sequence ATGAGCGTTGCGATCCTCTCTCCCGGCTCCCGTACCCGTCGTTTTTCAAAGCGACTGACGCAGGTGCTGATCACGCTGTTTGGCCTGCTGGTGCTGACGTTTTTTATCGGCCGGGTCATGCCGGTCGATCCGGTGCTGGCGATTGTCGGCCCGGATGCGGACCACAGTACCTATCAGCAGGTGTATCAGCAGTTAGGCTTTGATAAGTCACTGCTGACCCAGTTCGGCATTTATCTGAACAATCTACTGCATGGCGATCTTGGCAATGCGCTGCTGACCGGCAAACCGGTGACCGACGACATTATGCGCGTCTTCCCGGCCACGCTGGAGCTGGCCACCATGGCGATTATCGTCGGCGCAGGGCTTGGCATTCCGCTGGGCGTGCTGGCGGCGGCGCGTCGCAACAGTATTTCCGATTACGTGGTCCGCATCATCAGTCTGGCGGGGTATTCCACACCGATCTTTTGGGTCGGCATGATGGGGCTGCTGCTGTTCTACGCTTGGCTCGGTTGGGTGGGCGGTGCCGGAAGGCTTGACCTGGGGCTGGACGGTATCGTGCCGCGTCGTACCGGATTAATGACCGTCGATGCTCTGCTGGCGGGCAATAGCACGGTGTTCTGGAACGCGATTAACCATCTGGTATTGCCTGCGTCATTGCTCGGTTTTCACTCGCTTGCTTACATCAGCCGTATGACCCGCAGCTTTATGCTGGCGCAACTATCGCAGGAGTTCATTATCACGGCGCGCGTTAAGGGCTTAACCGAGCGTCAGGTTATCTGGAATCACGCGTTTCGCAATATTCTGGTACAGCTCCTGACCGTTGTGGCGCTGGCCTACGGCTCATTGCTGGAGGGCGCGGTGCTGATTGAAACCGTCTTCTCATGGCCGGGCTTTGGTTCGTATCTCACCGGCAGTTTGCTGCTGGGCGATATGAACGCGGTGATGGGCTGTGTGCTGTTGGTGGGGCTGATCTTCGTGATGCTCAACCTGCTTTCCGACATGTTGTATCAATTCTTCGACCCGAGGACGAAATCATGA
- a CDS encoding ABC transporter substrate-binding protein, giving the protein MNKNSLTRACLLALSLMMGSGAAYAKTPPDQLIIGMNMNNLLTLDPAAMTGNEVVGIVVNLYDSLVELDPNQLTNVRPALAKRWEIAPDRKTLTFHLRDDVKFHSGNPLTAQDVVWSMRRLLHLNLAQASVWKSYGFSKKNIDQQVSAPDDYTVKIVLPKANDPQLVIYSLGALGNLGVLDSKTVQTHEVNNDWGNRWLTTNEAGSGPFMLDTWQAKDVLRMQRNPHYWREQPKMNRIVLRHFQESQTLRLMIEKGDLDIANNMAVSDINALRKDPNLTVEAVQKGTVYYVAMSMKEAHFANPKVREAVRYLIDYQGINKALMPGYGVLHQRPIKAGMPSTLPDPGYKLDIPRAKKLLAEAGYPDGFDTTLRVLADQPFLNIAIAVQSTLMQAGINAKIITGTGNQIYGAMRERKFDLLVGRGGSGVEPHPHSSLRALVYNPDNSDEARLTNFQGWRTSFYDKPLNEMIDKALLERDPKQQIVDYQQIQVRYDELIPAMIPLSQMVDSVVVRNEVKNFQSHPSATTFLREVYKTGGDK; this is encoded by the coding sequence ATGAACAAAAACTCCCTCACGAGGGCGTGTTTACTCGCGCTCTCGCTGATGATGGGGAGCGGTGCGGCGTACGCAAAAACGCCGCCCGACCAGCTCATCATCGGTATGAATATGAACAACCTGCTGACGCTCGACCCGGCCGCCATGACCGGGAACGAAGTGGTCGGCATCGTGGTGAATCTCTACGATTCGCTGGTTGAACTCGACCCGAATCAACTCACCAATGTCAGGCCCGCGCTGGCGAAACGCTGGGAGATCGCCCCTGACCGTAAAACTCTGACCTTCCATCTGCGTGATGACGTCAAATTCCACTCCGGCAACCCGCTCACCGCACAGGACGTGGTGTGGTCGATGCGTCGTCTGCTGCATCTGAATCTGGCGCAGGCGTCGGTGTGGAAATCCTATGGTTTCAGCAAGAAAAATATCGATCAGCAGGTAAGCGCGCCAGACGACTACACGGTCAAGATCGTGTTGCCGAAAGCCAATGACCCACAGCTGGTGATTTACTCTCTCGGCGCGCTGGGCAACCTGGGCGTGCTCGACAGCAAAACGGTGCAAACTCATGAAGTGAATAACGACTGGGGCAACCGCTGGCTGACGACGAACGAAGCCGGGTCCGGGCCGTTTATGCTCGACACCTGGCAGGCGAAAGACGTACTGCGCATGCAGCGTAATCCGCACTACTGGCGCGAACAGCCGAAGATGAACCGCATCGTGCTGCGCCATTTCCAGGAGTCGCAAACCCTGCGCCTGATGATTGAAAAAGGTGATCTGGACATTGCCAACAATATGGCCGTTTCCGACATCAACGCCCTGCGCAAAGACCCGAATCTCACGGTTGAAGCCGTGCAAAAAGGGACGGTGTATTACGTGGCGATGAGCATGAAAGAGGCGCATTTCGCGAACCCTAAAGTGCGCGAAGCGGTGCGTTATCTGATTGATTACCAGGGCATCAACAAGGCGCTGATGCCGGGATATGGCGTGCTGCACCAGCGGCCGATCAAAGCCGGAATGCCGTCGACGCTGCCGGACCCGGGCTACAAACTGGATATCCCTCGCGCCAAAAAACTGCTGGCGGAAGCAGGCTATCCGGACGGATTCGACACCACGCTGCGCGTGCTGGCCGATCAGCCGTTCTTGAATATTGCCATCGCGGTGCAGTCCACGCTGATGCAGGCGGGGATAAACGCCAAAATCATTACCGGCACCGGGAATCAGATTTACGGCGCCATGCGCGAGCGTAAATTTGACCTGCTGGTCGGGCGCGGCGGCAGCGGCGTAGAGCCACATCCGCATTCCAGCCTGCGGGCGCTGGTTTACAACCCGGACAACAGCGACGAAGCGCGGCTGACCAACTTCCAGGGCTGGCGTACCAGTTTCTACGATAAACCGCTGAACGAGATGATCGACAAAGCGCTGCTTGAGCGCGATCCGAAACAGCAAATTGTCGATTACCAGCAAATCCAGGTGCGTTACGACGAGCTGATCCCGGCGATGATTCCGCTCTCGCAAATGGTCGATTCAGTGGTGGTGCGTAATGAAGTCAAAAACTTCCAATCGCACCCGTCAGCCACCACGTTCCTGCGTGAAGTCTACAAAACCGGAGGTGACAAATGA
- a CDS encoding mandelate racemase family protein, which produces MKIESVNVTVFQYPTRRVSDTAGHSHPGPESMAKMAMLTITADDGTKGYSFAPPEVVRPFVVNTFFRKVLVGQDAFNRERIWQDLAHWQRGSAHQLTERALSFVEQALWDLIGRKLNMPVWKLLGGFRDKVPAYGSTMCGDDLPGGLSTPDEYASFAEKLVARGYKAIKLHTWMPPVSFAPNPKMDVKACAAVREAVGPDIDLMIDGYHWYSRTEALYIGKELEKLDFAWFEEPMEEESMSSYAWLAENLSIPIIGPESLGGKHHSRADWVKAGACDILRAGANGVGGISPTLKVANLAESFGMDCEVHGNGAASLAVIGAIKNCRWYERGLLHPFLDYDVPAAYLNSIVDPMDENGIVSLPTGPGLGEDINFAYIENNTVSHD; this is translated from the coding sequence ATGAAAATTGAATCTGTAAACGTCACCGTCTTCCAGTATCCCACGCGTCGGGTGTCCGACACCGCCGGGCACTCACATCCTGGACCTGAAAGCATGGCCAAAATGGCGATGCTGACGATTACCGCAGACGATGGCACCAAAGGGTATTCATTCGCGCCGCCGGAAGTGGTGCGCCCTTTTGTTGTGAACACTTTCTTTCGTAAAGTGCTGGTCGGTCAGGACGCGTTCAACCGCGAGCGCATCTGGCAGGATCTGGCGCACTGGCAGCGCGGCAGCGCCCATCAACTCACCGAACGCGCCCTGTCGTTTGTGGAGCAAGCGCTGTGGGATCTGATCGGTCGCAAACTGAATATGCCGGTCTGGAAACTGCTGGGCGGCTTCCGCGATAAAGTGCCTGCATACGGCAGCACCATGTGCGGTGACGACCTGCCGGGCGGCCTCTCGACGCCGGACGAATATGCCAGCTTCGCTGAAAAACTGGTCGCGCGCGGCTATAAAGCCATCAAACTGCACACCTGGATGCCGCCGGTTTCCTTCGCACCTAACCCAAAAATGGACGTCAAAGCCTGCGCTGCAGTGCGTGAAGCGGTCGGTCCGGATATCGACCTGATGATCGATGGCTATCACTGGTACAGCCGGACCGAAGCGCTGTACATCGGCAAAGAGCTGGAAAAACTCGACTTCGCCTGGTTCGAAGAACCGATGGAAGAAGAGAGCATGTCCTCTTACGCCTGGCTGGCAGAAAACCTGTCCATCCCAATCATTGGCCCGGAAAGTCTGGGCGGAAAACACCACAGCCGTGCCGACTGGGTTAAAGCGGGTGCGTGCGACATCTTACGCGCGGGTGCAAACGGTGTGGGGGGCATTTCTCCAACGCTCAAAGTGGCGAACCTTGCCGAGTCGTTTGGCATGGACTGCGAAGTTCACGGCAACGGCGCGGCGAGCCTGGCAGTTATTGGCGCTATCAAGAACTGTCGCTGGTACGAACGCGGTCTATTGCATCCGTTCCTGGATTACGATGTGCCTGCCGCTTACCTCAACAGTATCGTCGACCCGATGGATGAAAACGGCATTGTCAGCCTGCCGACCGGCCCAGGATTGGGCGAAGACATTAATTTTGCGTATATCGAAAACAATACCGTCAGCCACGACTGA